Part of the Longimicrobium sp. genome is shown below.
GCGGTGATGGTCCTGCTGTACGTCATCACCCTCATCACCCCGCTGATCGCGCCGTACGATCCGGCCGAGCAGGGGAACATCATCCTGTCGCGCTACCTGGCCCCGTCGCTCGAGCACCTGATGGGCACCGACAAGTTCGGGCGCGACATCTTCTCGCGGGTGCTGTACGGGTCGCGGATCTCGCTCTCCATCGGCTTCATCGCCGTCGCCATCAGCATCACCCTGGGAACGCTGATCGGCGCCTTCGCCGGGTACTTCGGCGGGATCGTGGACAGCATCCTCATGCGCTTCACCGACATGATGCTGTCGTTCCCGCGACTAGTGCTGCTGATCGTGGTGATCGCGCTCTTCGAGCCCAACATCTACCTGGTGGTCATCGTCCTGGGGCTGACGGGGTGGATGGGAACGGCGCGTCTGGTTCGAGGGGAAGTGCTGTCGCTGCGAGAACGGGAGTTCGTGCAGGCCGCGCGGGCGCTGGGGATGGGCGACTGGCGCATCATCTTCCGGCACGTGATCCCCAACACCATGGCGCCGGTGATCGTGTCGGCCACGCTGGGGATCGGGCAGACGATTTTGACCGAGGCGTCGCTGTCGTTCCTGGGGCTGGGCGTGCAGCCGCCCACGCCCAGCTGGGGGAACATGGTCAGCGACGGGCGCGACGCGCTGATCAACGCGTGGTGGATCGCCACCTTCCCCGGCATCGCCATCGTGGTGACGGTGGTCGCCTTCAACCTGCTGGGCGACGGCCTCCGCGACGCCCTGGACCCGCGGCTGAGGACGTGACGGCGAACGAGGTGGGTGGATTGGAAGCAGCCGCGGCGCTCGATGCCGAGGCCATGGACACGATCGATCGCACGAACAGGAAGCGGCCATGAGCCTGCCTGCGCTGCAGTACCCGAACGGCATCTCGTACGAGGACTTCCTCGCAACGGTGGACGAGGGGACGCATGCGGAATGGGTGGACGGGCAGGTGGTGCCGGTGACTCCGCCGTCGAAGGAGCATCTGACGATCACGGCATTCCTTCTCGCCGCGCTCCGGGGGTACGCGAACCGGAAGCGGCTGGGCGGGATCGTGCTGCACGCCCCCGCGCAGATGAAGCTGGCGCGCAGCGGGCGCGAGCCCGACGTGATCTACCTGAGCCCGGCGACGATGGCGCGGTGGGGCGAGCGCTACGTGGAAGGGCCCGCCGACCTGGTGATCGAGGTGGTGAGCCCGGAGAGCCGCACGCGCGACCGCCGGGAGAAGTTCCGCGAGTACGAGGCCGCGGGGGTGCGGGAGTACTGGCTGATCGACCCGGCGCAGAGGACGGCGGACGTGTACGCGCTCTCGCCGGGCGGCGTGTACGAGCGAGTGGATCCGGGCGATCCTCCCCGCCTGAACAGCGTGGTGCTGCCCGGGCTGTGGATCGATCCCGCGTGGTTGTGGTCGGAGGCGCCCGACGAGTGGGCGGCCTTTGAGGAGTGGGGGCTGATCTGACGCAGGCCGGAGACGCGGAGGGCGCGGTTGCGGCGCTAGAGGAGGAGCGAGCGCGCATCACCGCCTTCCTCGCGGCGGCGCTGCGCGGCTGGATCAACCACCAGAAGCTGGGAGGGGTGCTGCTCCACGCGCCGGAACCGATGCAGCGGGAAGGCGGCCGCCGCGAGCCCGACGTGGTCTACCTGGGCCCCGCGACCGTGCAGCACTGGGGCGTGCGGTTCGAGCACGGGCCGGCCGACCTGGTGGTGGAGGTGGTGGGCCCCGGGAGCCAGGCCGGAGACAGGCAGGAGAAGCTCCGCGAGTACGCGCTGGAAGAGGTGGCCGAGTGCTGGTGGGTGGACCCGGCGCGGCGCACGGCGGAGGTCCACACTCTGGCGGCCAGCGGCGCGTACGAGCCCGTGCCCGCGGGCGACCCGCCTCGCATGCGCAGCGTGGTTCTTCCCGGCATCTGGATCGATCCCGCGTGGCTGTGGGCGGAGCTGCCGGACGAAGCGAAGGCATTCGAGGCGTGGGGGCTGGCTTGATGCCGTATCCGGGGGGTGCACCGTGGACGTCCGCGCCGCGGCTTCCGGATCCGCGTGGCGCGGCTCTGGCGACAGGGCTCCGATGAATGGGGCGCGTTCAAAGCGTGGGGGCTGATTTGACGCAGATCGGCGAAGCGCGGGTGGCGCGGCGCCCGGGCGGGGGCGGGGCCGATCCTGAAGGTGGAGAACCTGCGGCCCTGGTTCACGACCGACGCCGGGCTGGCGCGCGCGGTGGACGGGGTGAGCTTCCACGCGAACCCCGGCGAGATGGCAGAGTGGTAACGCTGGTCGCCTTTACCTGCTGGGCGACGGTCTCCGCGATGCCCTGGACCCGCGGCTCAGGACGTGACGGCGAACGAGGTGGGTGGATTGGAAGCAGCCGCGGCGCTCGATGCCGAGGCCATGGACACGATCGATCTGCACGAACGGGAGGCGGCCATGAGCCTGCCTGCGATGGAGCATCCGGGAAGCATCTCATTCGAGGATTTCCTCGCCACGCTCGACGAGGATACGCATGCGGAATGGGTGGATGGGCAGGTGGTGCCGATGAGCCCCGTCTCCGAGCGGCACGACGCGGTCTCGGGGTTCATCTACGCGGTCCTCCGCGGCTTTCTGCGCCGCAGGAAGATCGGCGGCCGCGTGTTCCACGGCGAGTTCCAGATGAAGCTCGGGCCCGGAATGTCCAGCCGCGTGCCCGACGTGGCGTACGTGGCACCGGAGCACATCTCCCGGATCCAGGGGACGTTTCTGAATGGACCCGCCGATCTCGCCGTCGAGGTCGTGAGCCCCGAGAGCCGCGCGCGTGATCGCATCGAGAAGCTGCGGGAGTACGAGCGGGCGGGTGTTCGCGACTACTGGCTGCTCGACCCGGTGCTGCGCACGGCCGAAGCGTACCGCCTGTCGGCCGGGGCGTACGAGCCGGTGGAGCCCGGATCGCCGGCGCGGCTTACGTGCGAGGCAATTCCCGGGTTCTGGATCGAGGTCGCCTGGCTCTGGCTTGCCGAGCCCGATGAATGGATGGCGTATGAAGCGTGGGGGCTGATTTGACGCAGATCGACGAAGCGCGGGTGGTGCGGCCGGCCGGGGCGGGGGCGGGGCCGATCCTGCAGGTGGAGAACCTGCGGACCTGGTTCAAGACCGACGCCGGGCTGGCGCGCGCGGTGGACGGGGTGAGCTTCCACGTCAATCCGGGCGAGACGCTGGGGATCGTGGGCGAGAGCGGGAGCGGCAAGTCCGTGACCTCGCTCTCCGTCATGCGCCTGATCCCGCAGCCGCCGGGGCAGATCCAGCCGGATTCGCGCATCCTCTTCCGCAACGAGGCGGGAGAGATGGAGGACCTGGTGAAGGCCCCGGAGCGGCGGATGCGCCAGATCCGCGGCAACGACATCGCCATGATCTTCCAGGAGCCCATGACCTCGCTGAACCCCGTGTTCAAGGTGGGCGAGCAGATCGTGGAGTCGCTCCGGCTGCACCAGAACCTGAACAAGCGCGACGCGCGCGACCGCGCCATCGAGATGCTGCAGCTGGTGGGGATCCCCATCCCGCACCAGCGGGTGGACGAGTACCCGCACCAGCTCTCGGGCGGGATGCGGCAGCGGGTGATGATCGCCATGGCGCTGGCATGCAACCCCAAGCTGCTGATCGCCGACGAGCCGACGACCGCGCTGGACGTGACCATCCAGGCGCAGATCCTGGAGCTGCTGAACCGGCTGCAGGAAGAGCTGGGGATGAGCATCATCCTGATCACCCACGACCTGGGCGTGGTGGCCGAGACCTGCGACCGGGTGATCGTGATGTACGCCGGCCAGGTGTTCGAGGAGGGGCCGGTGGACGACGTCTTCCACGACCCCCAGAACCCCTACACCGAGGGGCTGCTGCGCTCCATGCCCAAGCTGGGCGAGGAGGTGGAGCGGCTGGCGGTGATCCCGGGCGTGGTGCCGTCGCCGACGAACTGGCC
Proteins encoded:
- a CDS encoding Uma2 family endonuclease → MSLPALQYPNGISYEDFLATVDEGTHAEWVDGQVVPVTPPSKEHLTITAFLLAALRGYANRKRLGGIVLHAPAQMKLARSGREPDVIYLSPATMARWGERYVEGPADLVIEVVSPESRTRDRREKFREYEAAGVREYWLIDPAQRTADVYALSPGGVYERVDPGDPPRLNSVVLPGLWIDPAWLWSEAPDEWAAFEEWGLI
- the opp4C gene encoding oligopeptide ABC transporter permease, encoding MPATVTPEQMPPEPIAQTATPAAGRTGRVPATPAQVAMSVVPGLGHFARGEWIAGMTLFFAWAFTLSLAYLARGKIAAVFTGRRMPVDGVVAIVALVALGAAVWGWAFYDLAVRSRKQRRLHGDGQWSIAARHFRKNRLAMAGLAVMVLLYVITLITPLIAPYDPAEQGNIILSRYLAPSLEHLMGTDKFGRDIFSRVLYGSRISLSIGFIAVAISITLGTLIGAFAGYFGGIVDSILMRFTDMMLSFPRLVLLIVVIALFEPNIYLVVIVLGLTGWMGTARLVRGEVLSLREREFVQAARALGMGDWRIIFRHVIPNTMAPVIVSATLGIGQTILTEASLSFLGLGVQPPTPSWGNMVSDGRDALINAWWIATFPGIAIVVTVVAFNLLGDGLRDALDPRLRT
- a CDS encoding ABC transporter ATP-binding protein, which gives rise to MRPAGAGAGPILQVENLRTWFKTDAGLARAVDGVSFHVNPGETLGIVGESGSGKSVTSLSVMRLIPQPPGQIQPDSRILFRNEAGEMEDLVKAPERRMRQIRGNDIAMIFQEPMTSLNPVFKVGEQIVESLRLHQNLNKRDARDRAIEMLQLVGIPIPHQRVDEYPHQLSGGMRQRVMIAMALACNPKLLIADEPTTALDVTIQAQILELLNRLQEELGMSIILITHDLGVVAETCDRVIVMYAGQVFEEGPVDDVFHDPQNPYTEGLLRSMPKLGEEVERLAVIPGVVPSPTNWPAGCRFRDRCPYGWEKTEREEPPLFEIGPGRRNKCWLVKYPERREEVRRAGGGFTPAGAVTGTGADTPVAGEAGEVGS
- a CDS encoding Uma2 family endonuclease, yielding MTANEVGGLEAAAALDAEAMDTIDLHEREAAMSLPAMEHPGSISFEDFLATLDEDTHAEWVDGQVVPMSPVSERHDAVSGFIYAVLRGFLRRRKIGGRVFHGEFQMKLGPGMSSRVPDVAYVAPEHISRIQGTFLNGPADLAVEVVSPESRARDRIEKLREYERAGVRDYWLLDPVLRTAEAYRLSAGAYEPVEPGSPARLTCEAIPGFWIEVAWLWLAEPDEWMAYEAWGLI
- a CDS encoding Uma2 family endonuclease — its product is MGADLTQAGDAEGAVAALEEERARITAFLAAALRGWINHQKLGGVLLHAPEPMQREGGRREPDVVYLGPATVQHWGVRFEHGPADLVVEVVGPGSQAGDRQEKLREYALEEVAECWWVDPARRTAEVHTLAASGAYEPVPAGDPPRMRSVVLPGIWIDPAWLWAELPDEAKAFEAWGLA